The DNA segment CAAGGGACAACGCGGGCTCATCGTCGCGCCCCCGAGAACGGGCAAGACGATGCTCCTCCAGTCCATCGCGAACAGCCTGACGAAGAACCACAAGGAGATATACCTCATCGTCCTTCTCATCGACGAGCGGCCGGAAGAGGTGACGGACATGATGCGTTCCGTCAAGGGCGAGGTCATAAGCTCCACCTTCGACGAACCGGCGACACGGCACGTGCAGGTTGCCGAGATCGTTATCGAAAAGGCCAAGAGGCTTGTCGAACACAAGAAGGACGTGGTCATCCTTCTCGACAGTATCACACGTCTCGCCCGTGCCTATAACACGGTGGTGCCCTCGAGCGGCAAGATACTCTCCGGCGGCATCGACGCGTCGGCCATGCAGAAGCCGAGACGCTTCTTCGGCGCCGCGAAGAACATCGAAGAAGGGGGAAGCCTCACCATCATCGCCACCGCCCTCATCGACACGGGTTCCCGCATGGACGAGGTCATCTTCGAGGAGTTCAAGGGGACAGGCAACTGCGAGATATACCTCGACAGGAAGCTGGCGGAGAAGAGGATATTCCCCGCCATAGACATCAACAAATCGGGCACCAGGAAGGAAGAGCTCCTCCTCGAGTCGAGCGATCTGCAGCGCATCTGGCTCCTGAGGAAAGTACTCCAGCCAATGAACACAGTGGAGGCCATGGAATTTCTCCTTGAAAAATTGGCCGATACGGATTCTAATAAAGACTTTCTCTATTCGATGAGCAAAGGAGGATAAGAGACATGAAAAAGGGCATCCACCCGGAACTGAAGACCGCGACGGTGAAGTGCGCCTGCGGCCACACCTTTGAGACCCTCTCCGTTAAAGACAAGATCACCGTCGAGATATGCGCCAAGTGCCACCCCATCTTCACGGGCAAGGAAAAACGCCTTGATTCCGCCGGTCAGGTCGAGAAGTTCGAAAGGAAATACGGAAAGAAACAGAAGTAATGTTCGGGAAACTCATTGAGCTTGAAAAACGCTTCGAGGAAATAGAGGCGGAGATGGCAAAGCCCGAGGTGCTCTCCAACATGGAGGAGTACAAGAAGCTTGCCAAGGAGCGCACCGACCTCAAGGAGGTCGTCGACCCCTACCGCGAATGGAAGGCCGCGAAGGCGGAGCAGGAGAAAACATCGGAGCTCTTGAAAGAGGAATCCGACGAGGAGATGAAGTCCCTTGCCCGCGAGGAACTTGCAGACCTTGAGAAGGAGATGGAACGGATCGAGGGGGTCCTCACCGACAGCCTCCTGAGGAAGACGGAGAAGCAGGCGAAGAGCATGTTTCTCGAGATACGGGCCGGCACGGGGGGAGAGGAAGCCGCCCTCTTCGCGCGGGACCTTTTCGCCTCCTACATGAAGTTTGCCGAGCGCATGAAATGGAAGACGGAGATCATGAGCTCGAGCCCCTCCGACCTCGGGGGGTTCAAAGAGGTGATCGTCGTCATCGAGGGGAAGGACGCCTTCAATGCCCTAAGGTACGAGAGCGGCGTCCATCGCGTTCAGAGGGTCCCCGAAACGGAGGCCCAGGGAAGGATCCACACCTCCACGATCACCGTTGCCGTGCTCCCCGAGCCGGAGGAACTGGAGATCGCCATCAATCCCGACGAGATACGCGTCGACCTCTTCCGTTCCAGCGGCCCCGGCGGCCAGCATGTGAACACCACCGACTCGGCGGTGAGGCTTACCCACATACCGACAGGCATGGTCGTCACATGCCAGGACGAGAAGTCTCAGCACAAGAACAAGGCAAAGGCCATGCGCGTGCTCAGGGCTCGGCTCAAGGAAAAGATGGAAGGGGAGAAGGAGCAGGAGATATCCGACGAACGTCGAAAACAGGTAGGCACCGGGGAGCGCAGCGAGCGCATCAGGACCTACAACTTCCCCCAGGGACGCGTCACCGACCACAGGATCGGCCTCACCCTGTACAAGCTTCAGGACATCCTCAACGGGAACATAGAAGAGATAACGGGTCCCGTGACCGCGCATTTCCGCTCAGAGGCGCTCAAAAAAGGATAAAGGGCATTGAGGATCAGGCAGATCATCACCGGCGAGAAGCGTCTATTGAGGACGGACGTCGTGGCGGTCCTCTGTCACGCCTTGAGCCTCACGAAGGAACAGGTCTTCTCCGATATGGACCGCGAAGTGGCCGGAGATGACCTCGACACCCTGCGGAGGGTCCTCGAGGAGCGCGCCGCGGGCAGGCCGCTCGCATACATGACGGGGACGCGGGAGTTCTTTTCCGAAACCTTTTCCGTGAATGAGGCGGTGCTGATCCCGCGCCCGGAGACGGAGGTCCTCGTGGAAGAGGCCATCGCCCTCATCGGAGGCAGGCAGGACCTCGCGGTCCTCGACATGGGCACCGGTTCCGGAGTGATCGGTATTATCGTCGCGAAACACACGGGCAACAGGGTCGTCTGCGTCGACATATCCGAGGCGGCCCTTGCGGTGGCCCGCGGGAACGCCCGGTGCATGGGGGTCGGGGAGAGGACGCGCTTTGTGTGCAGCGACCTCTTCGCCGCACTCGGTGACGGAGCGCGGTTCGACATGATCCTGTCGAATCCTCCCTACGTGGCCGACGAGGAGTGGGACGGTCTCATGACGGACGTAAGGGATTTCGAGCCGCCCCGCGCCCTCAAGGGCGGCGCGGAGGGCCTCGAGGTATACCGCCGGATAGCCGCGGAGCTTCCCCGGCGCCTCACCCCGGGCGGATGGGTCCTCCTCGAGGTGGGCTCGGCCGCTCAGGTCCGGGTTGTCGGCGCCCTGCTCGAGGGGGCGGGTCTGACGGTGAGCGTGAAGAAAGACTATTCAGGCAGGGAAAGGGTGCTCGCGGGACATGGATAAGTTCATTATTGAAGGCGGAGAGAGACTGAAAGGGAAGGTCCGGATAAGCGGCTCCAAGAACGCCGTTCTGCCCGTCCTTGCCGCCACGCTGCTCGAGAAGGGCAGGTACAGCATAGGGAACGTGCCCCGTCTCATGGATGTCACCACGATGATGCGGCTTATCGACCTCCTCGGCGCCAGGTGCGCCTGGCGGGACGAGCACACCATCGACATCGACACCACGGCGGTGGACAACCACGTGGCGCCCTACGAACTGGTGAAGAA comes from the Syntrophorhabdus sp. genome and includes:
- a CDS encoding transcription termination factor Rho translates to MHLNDLKSKKIGELTQIARDLNIENASGLRKQELIFSILQAYVDKNENVYGEGVLEILSEGFGFLRSTDSNYLPGPDDIYVSPSQIKKFGLRTGDTTSGQIRPPKDNEKYFALLKVESINFDDPSVVRDKIIFDNLTPIYPNERAKLETVHDSLSTRVMDLFTPIGKGQRGLIVAPPRTGKTMLLQSIANSLTKNHKEIYLIVLLIDERPEEVTDMMRSVKGEVISSTFDEPATRHVQVAEIVIEKAKRLVEHKKDVVILLDSITRLARAYNTVVPSSGKILSGGIDASAMQKPRRFFGAAKNIEEGGSLTIIATALIDTGSRMDEVIFEEFKGTGNCEIYLDRKLAEKRIFPAIDINKSGTRKEELLLESSDLQRIWLLRKVLQPMNTVEAMEFLLEKLADTDSNKDFLYSMSKGG
- the prmC gene encoding peptide chain release factor N(5)-glutamine methyltransferase is translated as MRIRQIITGEKRLLRTDVVAVLCHALSLTKEQVFSDMDREVAGDDLDTLRRVLEERAAGRPLAYMTGTREFFSETFSVNEAVLIPRPETEVLVEEAIALIGGRQDLAVLDMGTGSGVIGIIVAKHTGNRVVCVDISEAALAVARGNARCMGVGERTRFVCSDLFAALGDGARFDMILSNPPYVADEEWDGLMTDVRDFEPPRALKGGAEGLEVYRRIAAELPRRLTPGGWVLLEVGSAAQVRVVGALLEGAGLTVSVKKDYSGRERVLAGHG
- the prfA gene encoding peptide chain release factor 1; this translates as MFGKLIELEKRFEEIEAEMAKPEVLSNMEEYKKLAKERTDLKEVVDPYREWKAAKAEQEKTSELLKEESDEEMKSLAREELADLEKEMERIEGVLTDSLLRKTEKQAKSMFLEIRAGTGGEEAALFARDLFASYMKFAERMKWKTEIMSSSPSDLGGFKEVIVVIEGKDAFNALRYESGVHRVQRVPETEAQGRIHTSTITVAVLPEPEELEIAINPDEIRVDLFRSSGPGGQHVNTTDSAVRLTHIPTGMVVTCQDEKSQHKNKAKAMRVLRARLKEKMEGEKEQEISDERRKQVGTGERSERIRTYNFPQGRVTDHRIGLTLYKLQDILNGNIEEITGPVTAHFRSEALKKG
- the rpmE gene encoding 50S ribosomal protein L31, whose product is MKKGIHPELKTATVKCACGHTFETLSVKDKITVEICAKCHPIFTGKEKRLDSAGQVEKFERKYGKKQK